The following DNA comes from Populus trichocarpa isolate Nisqually-1 chromosome 19, P.trichocarpa_v4.1, whole genome shotgun sequence.
AGGAAACTAATATAATTTCTGCATAGCAGCTTCTAGATCTTATCACGAGGCCTTATCGATGTTTGATTGTCCTGAAATTTTAATCTAATATAAACAAGGTTTTTAGAATCTTCTGgtaaaattttagctcgatccaaTGATCgaattagaaattatatttgttagagtaaaaatatgtattagaaaaaataaatctttaactaCCAAAATTAATTAGCTCATAAAATAGATGAATCAGACTCCTCTTATATATAAGATTAAATTGACTAAGATCTAATCATtacttattaaaaatataatcttattGAAATTCATCTTGATTAAAATACTTTGAATATACTTATTAAATGCATCTTTTAGCTTCTTTATTCTTGATGTTATAATTGATCCAATTGAAACCTACATAAGTTTTTAGGTGTAGCCGTATCAATGTTATTTACCTTGTGCTAGTTACATGTATAGAAACTTTGTTTAATAGCTATCAAGGGTTTCTACAATTTCTGCACCAAAGAAAACCACCAGATCTTCAGCAGAAACTTTGTTGATGATCAACAATATGAAAGAAGCAAAGTTTTCATGATCTCAGATCAGGTTGTTAAATTCTTCTTCACCAAATATCCACATTGATCTCTTTAGCTCCCATTTGGCATTGAACCAATGAGCCATGGAGAGACCAAGTGGCAACTGCCCATTTACTTTTGTTGGAGGTTAATAAAGTAAGAAATCTGAACcaccaaagctaaattcttgatttcttctttctttatgcTAAGACTCCCTCTCAACCATCCATTTCTCGTTTCTGTCAAATGGGTTCTCAGATCTCCCATGTCCTCTATTCATTCTGCTTCCTCTTCACATTTTCTTTGCCTAACAGCCTCTTAGGCATCTTCTCTGTCCATTAAAACAATGTCACAGATAAATAATTCATCTACGCAGTTTCAGAACCCTTCAAGACTTCGTTTCGATGAGGAAGTTAGAGTTGGGATTCATGTTGTCTGTCAGCATGTTGATATGATTAACTCTAGAGGCCTCTGGTTTCATGATGACCCTTTAGAGTACACTTTGCCTCTCTTGCTGTTACAACTCTCTCTTATTTCTATCATCACACGTTCCATTTACATCTTTCTCAAGCCCCTTGGCCAGCCTTCCATTGTTTCTCATATTCTTGTAAGTTCCTCTCTCTACATGTTCTCCTCTCATGCAAATTAATGATTTCTTGATATATCACTCTGATTTGAGAGGTTGTCTCTGAtcatatgtttttgatgttttgaattCATCAGGGAGGGGTAATTCTAGGTCCTTCTATTCTCGGGCACAACTTGGCATTTATGAACAAAATCTTCCCACGAGAAGGAAGAATTACACTCGAGACCTTGTCAGTGTTTGGCATCATGCTGTTTATCTTCCAGGTTGGGGTGAAGATAGATCCTTCCATCGTTTGGAAATCAGGTAAACGAGCGCTGATCGTAGGAATTCTAGGCTTCTTCATTCCATTTGCTTTGGCTTCATCTATCAGATTACTCCTATGCCATTCTATCTCACTGGATGACACTGTGTGCCATGTGCTCCAGCTAGTGGTATTAATGCAGTCTGTTACAGCCTTCCCAGTTATTGCTATCTTTCTTGCTGAGTTCAAGATACTTAATTCTGATATTGGAAGACTTGCTAGTTCTTCATCAATGATATGTGACATGTGCTTTTGGTCCTTTATGTCGATATTCTATGTGGCACATGTagctaaagaaaaatcaatgcaaTCAGCAATTGGCTCTATTCTATCAGTTGGATTCCTTGTTTATCTTTTGTTATTTGGAATCCGTCCTGCAGCTTTGTGGGCAATTCGAAATACTCCAGAAGGTAAACCTGTGAAAGATGCTTATATCTATGTGGTTTTTGTTGCATTAATGGGCTTCGGATTTCTTGGTGAAGTCATCGGAATAAATTCGCTTATAACAAGTTTCCTTCTGGGCTTGGTCATACCAGATGGACCACCATTGGGAGCAGCAATAGTGGACAGGCTTGATTGTTTTGTATCAGCATTGCTTATGCCCATCTTTTTCACCCTATGTGGATTAAAGACCAATGTTTTTTCCGTTCAGAAATGGAAGACCGTGGTCGTAATTCTATTGGTTGTTTTCATTGGTTTCTTGGGAAAAATTATAGGCACAATGCTACCTCCTCTATTCTGCAGAATGCCATTTCGAGATGCCCTTGCTCTAGGTCTTCTCATGAACTCCAAAGGCATTGTTGAACTTGTCCTGTTGAATGACTGGAAGACAAACAGTGTAAGCCACCTGTGACATGTTTCCTTTCGACTTGGTCTTAATGCTTTAAAACTCCTAATTAACTGCATATCTCCCCTTTCCGATGGCAGAACTTTTCTGAGATATagttaaaacataaatgatatGATAAACTAGTTTGACAGAACTTCTAAGCATATTGTTGCTGGAGACCTAGAAGAGGGTTACTTCTATTTGCTTAATCAATAGAGATAGTTGCCTTAATGTGCAGGACAGCATGACCGATGAATGCTTCGCCATTATGATTCTCTCTGTGGTGGTTTTAATAGGAGTAATCTCACCACTTGTGAAAGCTCTTTATGATCCTTCGAGGAGGTTTCTGGCTTACAGGAGGAGGACTATACGCCATCATCAAAGGAACGAAGAACTACGGATTCTCGCTTGTGTTCTTAGCCAAGATAATGTCCAGACAATTATCAACCTTCTTGATGTCTCGAACCACACCAACGATAACCCTATTGGTATATATGTCCTCCACCTCATCAAGCTAGTTGGACGTGCTTCCTCTCTACTGATCACACACCTTCCACGCGAAAAACCTTCTCAAAACCCTACTGAGTCAGAAAGAATCTTCAACGCATTTAAAAAATTCGAACATGAAAATTGCAGTCATGCTGCTCTGCATTGCTGTAAAAGCATTTCGCCTTATGAAACTATGCACAATGATGTGTGCTCCGTAGCCTTAGAGCACAGAATATCTTTCATAATTATTCCTTTTTACAAGCAGAGCATAAATGGGAAAATGGTGAACTCATTTCATGTATTCAGGCACCTGAACAAGAATGTGCTTGACAAGGCTCCTTGTTCAGTTGGGGTACTCGTCGATCGTGGGAATTTTAGGAAATCTCTCGCGGAGCTTTTATCTTGTCGAATTGTTGTGCTATTCTTCGGTGGTGCAGATGACAGAGAAGCACTAGCTTATGCTGTGCGCATGTCAGGGAATCCTCATGTATCAGTCACACTTTTACATTTCACTACGACATCAACTTCTGAGGGTGCCGAAATTGCTGGTGGTACAGAAAGGAGCAAGAGGCTCGACTCTGAAATATTAGATGAATACAAGTTAAACGCCGAAGAGAATGAACGTGTTTCTTACCTAGAGGAGGTAGTTATGGACAGTGAAGGTGTTCTTGCTGTGATTGAATCAATCGAGAATTCTTATGACCTTGTCATGGTTGGGAAGCGACATGGAGAGTCAGAGTTGATGTCTAACCTTGGGAAGTGCAATGAACATATAGAGTTAGGGGCAATAGGAGAGATGCTAGCCGTCACAGATTCTAAGCTAAGAGCTTCTGTTTTGGTGGTTCAACAACAGACTAGAGTTTGGGGTTTGCGCGACGCAGAGGACTCATCACTActaagaagagaagaaaaagatgttgcagGAGTTCCTAATAGCAATGTCTATaggatttgattattttttagcaatatatcctcctttttttccttttttttatgctttaaatcCCTCTGATTTAGAGTACAGATGAATGTATCTAGTTAGAAAAAcagaaattattataaaataaaagactaaaaaacatTGTGTTTTGACTGTGCATGGTTCGTTTCCCAAAGAGCCGACTTTTGATGGCACGAGCTTGTGAAGTCCCATAGCGGATATTCCTCCACCAGCTGATCCAATATGTCTCATCATTCGTGGATTGCCCTGTCCGATCATTCGTTTATAAGAACGGAATAACAtcaactaatttttaaatttaagtgattagataaagttttaaaatataatttatattattttttaatatttttataagtaaaatttctttggacttgaaacttgtataagTTCATactaatttatgtttaatttttattaaataaataaggatgatgatgagattcgaactcgtaactgcttggttatcaaggctctgataccatataaaataactaattcaattcaaaaatttaaacgattgaataaaattttaatatatgatttatattattttctataccTAATAAAATATAGATTGGGATACAATACCTGATTCCGAGGAGTTGTAGGATGTTAATCATAACGGTACTGGACAACAAGATTTTGAAGATGGATCCCAGGCAGCATCGATAGTAACTTCAGTGTTGAGTGAATATGACCTTATTTAGTTGGCAGACGCCACGGCATATCTTCTCCACAGACTTCAGGGCAAGCAGAGTGGATTGAGTTCCCAGAACTAGGGCCACTTGGTGACTTTCTTGCATCAGGTGACATAAACATTAAAGCTTCAATCTTAGCAGTACAGCAACAACAACTGAGTTAGCAATTAGCATGAACTAAGAAATGTGACAGCACACCTTTTGTCGAACGAAAGCTCGGCTAACCTCTTCAGGATTCTGTTTTAAATTGATAAGATGCAAGAAATTAGCAGCTTCCACCAATCTTTCATTTAACAAAGTGAAGATTTTACTTAAGCGAATCAAGGAAACAAGAAATGAACTTCAATCGTGAAAATACAGTTATAACAAAATGTCATCAGAATCGTaacattctttccttttcttttatcctaATCTTGGTTGCAGTTTGACATATTTGTTGATAAATCCCCATTGATCCTTGAACACCTTTACAGTGTTTTCCGAAACCTGGACCATTTTATCTGATACAAGTTCTGCttggaattaaatttattaaacttgtgATGCAACTCATGAACTATAATCCTTCTCCTATATTAGAACAAAATGCAGATAGATTACTGTAGTATTTATTATGGGAAAAGTATTGTAGGTACGCCTTGGATTATTGTGGATTTTAATAgtaatttattgtggattttaatagtaaaattattattttatcct
Coding sequences within:
- the LOC7498146 gene encoding cation/H(+) antiporter 15; protein product: MSQINNSSTQFQNPSRLRFDEEVRVGIHVVCQHVDMINSRGLWFHDDPLEYTLPLLLLQLSLISIITRSIYIFLKPLGQPSIVSHILGGVILGPSILGHNLAFMNKIFPREGRITLETLSVFGIMLFIFQVGVKIDPSIVWKSGKRALIVGILGFFIPFALASSIRLLLCHSISLDDTVCHVLQLVVLMQSVTAFPVIAIFLAEFKILNSDIGRLASSSSMICDMCFWSFMSIFYVAHVAKEKSMQSAIGSILSVGFLVYLLLFGIRPAALWAIRNTPEGKPVKDAYIYVVFVALMGFGFLGEVIGINSLITSFLLGLVIPDGPPLGAAIVDRLDCFVSALLMPIFFTLCGLKTNVFSVQKWKTVVVILLVVFIGFLGKIIGTMLPPLFCRMPFRDALALGLLMNSKGIVELVLLNDWKTNSDSMTDECFAIMILSVVVLIGVISPLVKALYDPSRRFLAYRRRTIRHHQRNEELRILACVLSQDNVQTIINLLDVSNHTNDNPIGIYVLHLIKLVGRASSLLITHLPREKPSQNPTESERIFNAFKKFEHENCSHAALHCCKSISPYETMHNDVCSVALEHRISFIIIPFYKQSINGKMVNSFHVFRHLNKNVLDKAPCSVGVLVDRGNFRKSLAELLSCRIVVLFFGGADDREALAYAVRMSGNPHVSVTLLHFTTTSTSEGAEIAGGTERSKRLDSEILDEYKLNAEENERVSYLEEVVMDSEGVLAVIESIENSYDLVMVGKRHGESELMSNLGKCNEHIELGAIGEMLAVTDSKLRASVLVVQQQTRVWGLRDAEDSSLLRREEKDVAGVPNSNVYRI